gaaaatgttggaatgtTTCTGTCCACTGTGAGAAGACCATAACATGGCCACCAGATGTTTATTGATATGTTTAGTTCATAGAAAAGTCTGCAGTGTGAAATGCAACCAATGTAACtggtaattaaaacaaagtaacaaaaccTCCTCTGATTTCGAACAAAGCAAATAAACCAGGagtcgccaagtccggtcctggaggaccaacgtggctgcaggttttcattctaacccttttttaatgagtgccctgtttgtgctgctaattaacttcttctgaattcattttaattgaattgcttttttaagatttgctcccctgaatttcttaatcgttcctctgaattacttcatttcttgccttaaatggcacccaaacagaaatgaaatgtgaagtgagggagccaacagaagaccaactacatcagggcctcaaactccaaccagctgcttaatgagatgctgattcttgtcgttaattaaaccaattctttaatttcatggcttgttgttgctcttatgatgcattaacagacatttctgaaattgctgattttctctttctaagagcactgttatactagggtattgtaccgtgttagccattatgaatgtagagaaaagccatgcaaaatgacaccttttactggctaactaaaaagattacaatatgcaagctttagaggcaactcaggccccttcttcaggcaatgttttggggacctgagaagatcgacattcctgagaccttcatcgttctttattttcagatattgtatgatcgacaccagttgttttggctcattttgtatctcattattgttcagctgctaattaaggaaaaagaaacaattaaggggtctgagtcttcaattgcaattcaattaaaattagttcaaaagaagttaattagcagtaaaaacaggtcactcattaagaaaagggttagaatgaaaacttgcagccacagtggtcctccaggacccctgaaatAAACCATGACTGTGAAAACGCCTTAAAATGGACCCTGGATGGAAAGTGGACAATGTACACATCAAATCTTACTGGTTCACTTTTTCCATGTCCATTAATCTTTAAATGCACATTTAATATACATCAGGTAATATTCAGAAATGCATCTAGCAAAAATTTTAATATCCTAGATAGAAGTTAATAAGCTCACAGCAAATGTGCCCTTCAAATATGCAAGTGTGATGTGTCATTTGTGCAGCAACATCCGCTTGGATGTGGATCAGGTGAAGAAGTGCAAATGCATCATGGTGGATCCGAGCATCACATTctgttttaaaaagttaatttttacaCCAGTCTTAAAGTTCCTCTTTCTTGATTAAAAATTAGCATGTCTTGAAgtgtttttagtttttgaaaGCTTAGTGCACTCAACCTTTACCACCCTTCTCTGATAAGCTTTTAAATTGCCCCTCTACTTTTCAAAGGTGATCTGCTTCACTTTCACTGGGGTTGCAGGTCCATGTACTGTTGCTTACCCATGTGCCATGAACAACACTCCGTCACTGTCTCCCTGAGAATAACAATCAATGGGCTGCTTCCTCTCTGCATTGATTAATCTCCGCCAGAGTAGCCTGTGATGGAAAGCAAGCTCATCTTGTCACAGAGGTTGTAAAGTATTGCTAATTGCTATGATCACTAGCAATCTGTTTGCAAAAAATGACCCCCCACCATACTAGGGTGCATGCTGAGAGTTAATAAGAGCCCCCCTCACCAGTCCTCTGCAATCCATCACATAAAAACTAAGTCATACCTCTGGATATTTCAAAGGGTGTAGTTAAACATGAAGTAAGCTGAATAAAGGTTTATATAATTATTGGACATCTCTGATCAGACATTGAATGTGTCagtgttatttaaaataatggatCTGAGCTGTGTGGTCAGATAAGCAGTTACAGTAAATGTATCTGTGCTCTGGGTGGGTGTGAGTCACGCCTAGGATTTGGGCCATGAGGGTATGGGGCACATCTGAGGCATCTACAACTTTTGTTTTACAGTAAGTGGACAGGGAGTATGTGTGAAATATGTAAACATTCAGGTACAGTAAGCGTGAACGCTTCAGTGTTGTGCAGGGGTTTTCCTGAAACCACAGATAGCTGACTAAGGAACAGGTGTGCTATCAGCTTTAATGGTGTTGATATTTCTCCTCCTATCGCAGGCTCATGGTTTTAGAAGGGTGACaagcttcctttttttttttccccccctaacGTGtccagtcatatatatatatatttttttttcctctgttctgACTCAGGCTGGATCATCATGTCTCTGAAAGTGCAAACAAGCAACATCACAAACAAGAATGACCCCAAGTCCATCAACTCTCGAGTCTTTATTGGCAATCTCAACACTGGTGTGGTGAAGAAGTCGGAAGTGGAGACCATCTTCTCCAAGTATGGCCGGGTCCTTGGCTGCTCTGTGCACAAGGGCTATGCCTTTGTTCAATATGCAAGTGAGCGCCATGCAAGAGCTGCTGTTCTGAGCGAGAATGGCCGTATACTGGCAGGGCAGACATTGGGTATGTTCGCTTTGAACAGAGTTATGGGTGGATATgtgagggtgggggggggggggctgactTTTCAAAACTCTCTGAACTGGACAGGTCTTTGAAGTTTTTAACATTCCTAACGCCTTCTGAGGAGCTAATCAAAGCAAAGCTGCACTATGTACCATTACTCACTGGTCTGGTCTGTAGAGAAAGCTACTGCCATTCATGGAGCAGGTTCTTATCAATGAGTGTGTTTAGATGTAACTtggtagacagacagatagaacttcatttgtccccagggggaaaatctggctttttgcagaagctctttaaataaatacataaatagatagataaatatatacacactatggtctgaacacacgccACAATGactaaaaaagcaagaaaatttaaaaaagaaaagttctgattaGCTGTCATAATTACAGTCAGGAATTaggcagatgtattgctgttggtataaaggagccctcatAGTGTTTCTTGACTCACTTCTGTTGAATtacttgttggctgaaagtccccagtgttgttgtgtcagagagagggtgtgcagcattgttcataatggcactgttttgtttcaattttctccttcaaatcttcctccagggggtccagagtgtgtccaataactgagcctgcccttttgattagcttgttgatctggtgggcctctcttaaaatGATGATACCAGTCCGCAGCATACCACAACACAGAGAGTCATACTGGatgtcacagagttgtagaagatataaAGTATGTTGCCAATCACGTGAAGGGAGCACATATATGGTTATATAgtttgtgttctgagaccagtctagtctgtcattgatgtggacccttaagtacttgtaggagtgcaccacctgtGCATCCACTTCctaaatagtgaccagacataaagcagctttggtgtggtgaaagtcagtaaccagttccttgcttttgctgatgctaagatgcagacaattccctTTGCATCTagaaataaagttctccacctgacccctatactctgtctcatccaccTTTTCAACAcaacccataagtgcagaatcaactgagaaattctgcaagtgacatgacctggtgttatatttgtagtctgagttgtacagagtgaagagaaaaggggacaggactgttccttgtggtgctccagtgtcgcTAACAtctgtatcagagacacagtcctcaagtctcacaaactgtggtctccccgacaggtagtccattatccaggacaccacaggctcatccacatgCATATCTCGGAGTTTACCCCTTAaatgggatggctggatggtattgaggGCActggagaaacaaaaaacataatcctcacagtgctgccagctttgtccagatgagaaTATGCCTTTTGGGGCAGATGGATAATTGCATCcttcactccaatctttgtcaataggcaaactgcagtggatccATGTGGTCAACTACAAGGGGACTCATATAGTCTAGGACCGGCCTCTCAGagatcttcatgatgtgagatgcaaGTGCCATGGTCTGTAATccttcacagaaacctggtttctaaaatgccatttaAACACTTATTCTGGTTAAGAGAAATCAGGTTATTGGTCTttgagaaacctgattaacagacTTAGATTTCTCAGCAAATAACCTGgatatgtggccatgtaaaccctaaAACGGTTACAATTATGGATTTTTTTAGTCTGTGCATATGTGTTGCACTCTGTTCCCTGCTTAGCTTCATACATGTTTTAGCAGCCAAAGTTACAGGCCTCTATAAAGATCAAGTTCCTGAGGCATATGCTTAGACAATCACATTATTCTTTCCCTGGTTtaataatctgtctcagtatttcatgAATCTCTAAACTTAAGTTGATGAACTGAAGGTAAAATGCTATGTTCAGCAGCGCAATCTCAGGAgcagtaacatgttaaaagtaaggTGCTTAATgtagtttgaatacttttttaagtaacctaatgcaatatttactgaagtaaaataaaCTTGTGTTATTATCCCAGCTGCACTGGGCGTAAGGCAAGAGGCACATGTACCGGGTCCTTTGAAGGGCTTattcacacagccaagcagaacagcgtatgctgcatgcaatccagtaacaaagTCATTATTATAAAGTGTCCATTTagtttttaagaaacaaaatttctgccttaactggggtAGTCACCTTGTATCTTTTATGTGTGTGCCTGATCTTGGAGCCACACAGTAAGAGATCATATATCCTAATTAATGATTGTTTCATCTTCTGCAGATATCAACATGGCTGGAGAGCCAAAACCAACCCGAATAAAAACCCTGAAACGTTCATCAGCCTCCATCTACAGGTATTGCTATGTAAAGTATAGTGTGTCCATGAGGTCAGCAAACCCACAGAGGTTTTTCCTTGATACACTTGATTCTTTCCTTAAGTGGCTagtctaattttcttttcttttcttacagTGGATATGATTATGACTACTACAGGGATGACTCCTATGACAGGTAAGAGCTGTGAACTTCAAAGTGTAGCACCTCACATGTGAGTAAGCCAGTAGCAGCTCTGTTGTGCCTGACCATTATGTAAGAGTCCCAAAGCCAAGTGGCTACCTATAGATTTCAACAAAGCTTCATTGGCATAGGTTTTGTGTCTTCATTGCAGTCATAATACAGTAAAaagtgattatccatccatccattatccaacacactatatcctaactactgggtcatgggggtctgctggagccaatcccagccaacacagggcacagggcaggaaacaaaccccgggcagggtgtcagcccaccggagggcacgcacacacacaccaagcacacactagggacaatttgggattaccaatgcacctaacctgcatgtctttggactgtgggaggaaacccatgcagacatggggagaacatgcattctCCTAAatgtgtggcagcagcactaccactgtgccaccgtgccgccctaaaaagtgattatacataaataaaacaatggaGTTAGGTCACCAATGCAGTTAGGTCCTTGAGAATTTGGACCATCTTTCCAATAATCTCCGAGTCtgtgacagacacacacatgcagactgCTTATTTTGTAGGTAGATTGCCTTCCTCGTATGAAATGTGTGcactttttttgtgttatttaaattttacacattttgattAGAAGTAGAAGTAAATGAAGGAACCTATATGTCTCCCAATTCTTTGTGGTTTGTGCAGGGTAGCAGTAGGCACCCTTCATTGTTCACTTGTAGTTGTTTATGGTGACAGCACACTGTCTATTTCCTGGGTGTCCAAATTTCATAGAAAAGGCTGTAGTCATTATccagtactttatttattttttgttattattttggtgCAGTCCTGTGCTCATTTTTAGTTTGGTTTAAATGTTCATTAATGTGCCATTCTGCCATCCACTGGGTGTATGAGACTTTATCGGCACAAGACAAAAGCCAACACTGAAGTAtggaattaaattattattaaaattctgTGTATGAACATAACATACTTTGCAAGCGTGTGTCAGATATTTGAgcgtggacatgtgcagaggagagatgctgagtatatagggaggaggatgctaaggatagaactgtcAAGGAAAAGgaatagaggaaggcctaagagaaggtttatggatgtgctgagagaggacatgcaggtgatgggtgtgacagaacaagatacagaggacagaaagatatggaagaagatgatctgctgtggcaacacctaacgggagcagccgaaaggagaAAAAGTGACATGTTTTATGGTCACCTGACTTTTGGCAGTGCCGTTGTGTGACACTACTTCCAAATGTTCATGAGCAAGCATCACCCATTTTGTAAGTGCAAGTAGCCCGTATTTTGTGCATAAGCAGCACATTTTGCAAGAACACAGAGCACAATTTGAGTAtgcacagtgcttgaagtggagcCAAATTAGTGGTGTAACTTTTCTTTTATgctaatacaaaaacatttgattaaaGGGGATGGGGGAGATGTCTCTGTGAAACCTCAAGCTCCATGATACAACAGCAATCACTCTTAAGAACTGGGAGGTCCACCATGAAATTAGTGCTATTACACTTAAGATAGCGGTACTCTAGTTAGGTACCCTGTCAAGCCTTGAGTGCTGTGATACAATTACATTCGATCGATCAGCTTGAAGCTTCAAGCGCCGCGTGTATAGAGAACAATACTCTTGGTGCAAATTGGAAGATGTGACATTACTGCTTACTGCTGAGTAACGGCCCACTTCTGTGGAAGAtgatttgtgccaaaattaaatgcaatccagtgTGTTAAGTGTGTTGAAATGAAATACATATGCAAGTGgaacatttaataaaattaaatgtaatcaaatgaccaatcagcatcaaaaggTGAGGTAAGTGGTGTCAACAGTGGAAAAGAGGCATTCCACTTCATCATATTTTTGTATTCTGGCAGTGAGCATGTTTAGTCAATATGGTCTGTGGAATGGTTAACTGAAACAGCAAAAATATGTTGTAGTTCACATTGAAAACGTTTACTTGTATGTCAAGTTGTTGAAGTTATTTCCTTTTTATACATGTTAAATTAAGCAGTACAATTCAATTTTTGATGGGTTGATTGTTAATAAATTTTTAACTAAATACTGAATATAGTGAAGCATTTGTTAGCAGCACCAAGCTTGGTTTCTTTGTAGGTTTTTATTTATACCCTCTGTCATAACCAATTATTCTATGGTTTGTAAACTTCTTTCGGCACACAAGAGAATGAAATTATCATTCAGATTGCCAGCTTCCACTCGTTTAATGAGATGATGGATCTCCTGCATTATCACCTCCTGGTTCACCTTCTTTCCAAGCAGAACACACTTGTGATTGGATTGCCTCATTCCCCCAACTCTTGATGCCCCTTACCCTACCCTATGATGGTGATTGTTCATTTGATTGCTTTTAGTCTTGGCACGATTGAAATTTGGTCTTGATTCCAAATGCAATAAACGTGGATCTGCCACTAAGCAAAATGTATTACatctgctttgcttttagttatgacatcCGATCtgtggacatgaattaaaatgtaattcacTATTGTTTTGCATTTCAAACTGACACAAAAATTGCTTTctgtagtgaaaagcaatcaaaCCTTTGGCTGATATGTCTTTAATTATGATACAATAAAGCCGTGCCAAAATTTAATGGCCCACatgcatatgtattgcatttcaatgtagttaacacagtggattgcatttaattttggcacaaataatcttccatacaCTTCAAGCTCTGAGTATATACATTATGCATTTTGCTAAATATTCTGTTCACGTGACGTTTGGCAATGTTCTGGCATGGCCACCACTGCTTAAAAAAATCAGTGTCTGAAAGCAAAGAGGTAAGGGTGGGACACCGTTCTTCTCACCAATGGGAGTAAGCATTCCTAACCAGCCAGTTGTGAGGCACACATCCTTCTATGCCTCCAAAAAGGAACATGCCTAATTTACTCAACAGCACAAGATCTTCCCTAAAGTATAGCATTTTTTGTAAAGATATCACCAGCTTGCTGTTTTTAGCATTCACAGATAGTTTGTTGTTGTCCACCTCATGCTGCTAAATGAGGCTCTGCTTCACCAAGCCACGTTACATTGGAACTGGTAAAAGGAAGCAAGGGgagatttaatttcaaaacattttgtaaagatgaagacatctatccatccagttttttaatattttaaagcaaaTGTAGTGTCTGTATCCGCAGCAAAGTATTAAGCAGCCGTGACTATTTAGTATTTAAAAGTATATTATGATTGCTGTTTATGACaactaatttctttaaaatttgaCTCGGAAACTGCGTATACTGGGTATAGGTTTTTATTTTGGATTAGTAGTTGTACTATATGTCAGTGAGCTGTTGACTCTCAGCTCTTTAATTAGCCTGATATctgtgaatgtgggtgtgtgcattaATGGGCTTTACTGTGGACTGGTGCTCCCTCcagggcttgttgctgctgtgaCAAGTCTCATTTCTCTGTAGTCTTTCGTTTGAATAAAATATGAACTGTTTGTCAAAAACTACTATATCTAAAATGACCACATTAAAAGAAAACCACTAAACACACATCAGTCTCAAATATTCCCTTGTTACTATAAGTACTCTGAGCAAAACTCGCTTCAGCAATTCAGTGCTAATAATAATTCAGTGTCTACTTACCCAAGCACTTTAATGAGTACACAATTACACAGTTCTATATTGTATCATTGATCCTATATATAGGAACAGATAACTGCAGAAGATTACCTGTAGCATGGCTGAACCGTTTAAATGTGTCATTATGCACTCTGTTTCCAAAATAGATCATATGTTTGTGAAAAAGATGCATTATTTCCAAAAACCTCAGTGGCTTAAGAGAGAGATAACATATTGTTTTTGtcgaccctcttctccacttacagagctagtttactgttactcaaaaacatttaacctactgatgcctcaattaatgtacggtaattttattggtatttattttgattattgaaacttaccagtagctgctgcatttcccaccctaggcttatactcaagTCAATAAGTTTTCCAGTTTTtctaggtaaaattaggtacctcggcttatattcgggtcggcttatattcgagtatatacggtaattgggTACCTCTTCCTTTGGAGATCGGTAAGGACGTGAGGCTTAGACCTGGCCGGTTAGGACTGACTACTCCAGTTGGCTGAAAGAACAATGTCCCACCCTTGCTTCTCTGCTTTCAAACATAGATTCTTTAGGCAGGAATTGTTTTGCCAGTAGTGTTGCACAAGAACGGTATCAAATGTGACATGAAGAGAAAAATTAGCAAAATGCATCATTTGCATTCAAAATATGCCACAACGACTTGCAAAATGTGTTTCCTTTGCTGAAAATGTACTCTGTGTGCTTACAAAACATTGCTTGCTTACAGAATGTGTTTTACTTGATCATGGACTCTTGGCATTAGCCAAATGTCCTTCGAATATGAGAATTGACTAATCATTAACAGTGATTGGGACGttgggtatttttcaagtcaaaattatttctacACAAAcgtggtatatatgcatttgccatgcaataTTGTGTTCTAAAGCTAagcattatttatataaatattataaaaatttaattattaaattaaaaaactaaattattaaattaaaattaaatattataaaaattatataaaaataccgaacttatcctttaaagtaAATGTTCAATAGAAGTGAGGCAGCACCACTGTCCATTGTGCGACTGCTACGCCATCCGTAGCATACTAATATGTAAGTGTTGCAGTAAGCTTTGTGAGCCAGTTCCATATTCGGTtggttttttgattttgatactgAGATTTGTTATGCTAGTTTGACTCCGTTTGATGAGGTTTAGGGCATCTTTGTATTCTTCATCTTCATTTtacacaatttaattttttttttgacttggaTCTCACAGTTTACGGACATATAGTGAACCCAATACATGAATATCatataaaagaattaaaagaatgatTCGTACATACAACTACAGTATATGCTTATTTGAGCTGGCAGCTTTATTCTGATGAAGTGTTGGCATTCAACTTTAAACTAATCCaagcatgttttttattttctgttttcggCAGGCTTTTTGAGTACCAGAGTAGAGCATCACCTGCTCCTCGATTGATTGCTGTCAAGCGTCCACGAGCGGCTATTCCCTTGGTGAGGAGGGTCAGATCTCTTCCTGTAAAACTTGTCTCCCGCTCTGCTGGCGTGGCAAATATCtccaacaaacaaaaatgtaagcaAGTTCCCAAGTCAAAggcatttggaaaaaaatatatatgtatatatagtgtttGTTGTTTAGCTTTCAAATTCATGGGGTGCTGAGCCAAAATTTCTTCATTAGCTGAGCTTTTTTCACTTACCTGATTTGCCTTTGTGCAGCTGTTGTTTTGCAACTCAAGATTTTGAAGGATTGCAAAGCAGGGAGCTGTTGAGGCAGAATCCAGCAGAGTGTCTCTTCCAGGGCAGTGCGCCAACTTGTTTGTATCGATTTCATTGAGAGCTATAAACACTAAATGGtttgactggtttggtggtgatTTCTAAAGTACTATGTAAATTGCCAAAAGCAGACTGAATAACAAGTAGATGTACAATGAAAACCGTGACTATAAAGTTAGTCAAAAGATGGCAGGAAATGGCAGCAATTGTGAATATTAAAAGTTATCTGTTTAATTAGACACAACGGACATCTCTTCGGTGATACAAAAATTGAAATGGACAAATCTATATGGATGCATAGTATGccaaattatggaaaaataatTACAGAGAAAATTACAGTCAGACATAGAAACCTAATTTCATCCATTTCAGAGGGTTGGGGCAGAGGACAGATGTTAGAGGGAGAGTTGGAAATCGACAGTGCATGCCAGTAGGAATAGAAGGAACTACTAAAGGGTGGCATACTCTTCTGTTGGCAGTGTGCCCAGAAAGGGGATGAAAAAGGTGGCTATCTGCGAGCCGGTGTGAAACATTTCCTGAGCTAAAAGGCAGGTAACTCGGTTCAGACTATTGCTGCGTTCCATTTACCCCAGAAGTTGGATGTTGGAGCTCAGAATGAAGTCACACCCGAGTTGACCacgttccagtaaaacatttggaaagccAATATAGATACATCCAAGAACACCTTTGTTGTAGTTGCTCCACTGGAATAAATTGCAGTTGATAACAATGCATTACATGGTATTTTGTGTATCCAAACACCATAGCAATATGGCCATGgatagaagttggacagtactgtgtgtatgactgatttaatgagacacaagtaCACAGAAGTCAACAGACAgtatgatattacagctttcactaaagttggCATGTAAGTTGCCAGTTTGATTTGATGTCATAATCTGAAGTCAGACAAGCTGtgacttgacagaccagccccAAGTTTCCGAGTTGGAAAACTGACTTAAGGGGGCATTCCAGATGAAATTTTCCTCTTTAAAATTCCGAGCTACCACTTCAAATGAAACGCAGAATAAGTTTGTGTGACTGTCTAGCAAAGAGTGTGATGCCAGGATGAAAGCCTGTGTCATCTAGTCCAGCAGATGATGGCCCAAGTGAGAGAGCAGAAAGCTGTCTTGCACACTTGGCCTTTGATGTGTCTTTGGGCTCCCTTGGTATTATTACAGGGGAGAAAAGCCACACTGCAAGCAAAGTGTTTGTTAAGAGTAAACCACAGAAAGTCATTTTCTAAAAGTGTCACAAACACTGATGCATTATTGTTTATGTAATGTGAGCAATAACAAATCATTTTGCTAAGCAAACATCCAT
This genomic interval from Erpetoichthys calabaricus chromosome 10, fErpCal1.3, whole genome shotgun sequence contains the following:
- the raly gene encoding RNA-binding protein Raly isoform X1, encoding MSLKVQTSNITNKNDPKSINSRVFIGNLNTGVVKKSEVETIFSKYGRVLGCSVHKGYAFVQYASERHARAAVLSENGRILAGQTLDINMAGEPKPTRIKTLKRSSASIYSGYDYDYYRDDSYDRLFEYQSRASPAPRLIAVKRPRAAIPLVRRVRSLPVKLVSRSAGVANISNKQKLKSNELQAIKSELTQIKSNIDALLGRLEQITEQKPSTEAIRKSEDCRSEVSHDDSASDIEDSTEEQLNGDDGEDGMHDENEDDVENQPLPEIEELLQ
- the raly gene encoding RNA-binding protein Raly isoform X2, which produces MSLKVQTSNITNKNDPKSINSRVFIGNLNTGVVKKSEVETIFSKYGRVLGCSVHKGYAFVQYANINMAGEPKPTRIKTLKRSSASIYSGYDYDYYRDDSYDRLFEYQSRASPAPRLIAVKRPRAAIPLVRRVRSLPVKLVSRSAGVANISNKQKLKSNELQAIKSELTQIKSNIDALLGRLEQITEQKPSTEAIRKSEDCRSEVSHDDSASDIEDSTEEQLNGDDGEDGMHDENEDDVENQPLPEIEELLQ